tatatgattttaaccacaataatatgttttgggggttacaaaatcaattgggagtggatTTGAACCGTTTGGACAAACAgttgtgtgctgaaattggtcagtggccacgaccacaagatgttggtggtcgcggcctggggAACAGAAACCAGTGGCCGTGACCACTGATGCTCCTGGTCGCGGCCACAAGTGCTAAACTGACCaactttttttagttttttccaacctttttgacGGCTCAAAAAgctcaaataactctcaaatctcaattttaattctataaacattcaattaatcattggtaacagccaggggagttggtggaatttgaaattcaaagggtgtctctaaactctataaataggagcctattgctcacttgtaagaaacaattttctatccattagGGCACTTAGTTAGAAAACACCTAgatgcttgattattccataaagcatttctaaaatttgtgagagatcccttagtgcttgagttagggggaaataagtttttggacaaatgtttcaaaccctattcaagttggtgatctccaacactcttcactttggttgtgtgagtgagagtttcttggttttttgttcttgttcttacttttcttctattgcttttcttctcattattcttgttatatttacttgtatctttgtttagaattgtaatttttttatttattttgtttaaaacacttttattttatttgtatcattttgcttagagttgtatttctctattctcttcttctaattcttctattgtttatttgtattttcagtcatagagttgtaacactttttaatcaataattatttatttgtaatattttacctacagttgtatttttcttaccaatttccattaaAGCAAATTACATTTACCTAACATATATGATTTAGCAAAATTAAAAAGGGCtatcaaatgtggattaattattgtgataatgttgatCACGATAAAtatgataggggtggtgaatatttttcaaatgaatttaacttgttttgtgaagagcatggaataattcatgaatgtacaacaTCTTATACTCCACAACTAAATGGTGTAGCGaaaatgaaaaaatagaaaatttgttgagatgattaatgatatgctattacattctaaattgaattttagtttgtgaagccttgctatccgcttatcatattttgaatcgtattcacatgaagaaaaaacaatatctctctatatgagttatggaaaggaaagaaaccaaacattgattatcttaaagtgtgggggtatcttgcttattgcaagagcactgATCCTGAaaagaccaagttgggtccaagggctataagatgtgcatttgggggttatgccaaaaatatcaaaacttatagtttgttagacttggagtctaatgtaataattgaattaagagagattgagttctttgagaacatgtcatgcgatgacaacaagttagaatcaactcaaattagagagccttaagaggagactcctaaaatagttggtgagcaacctcaatttcctaggcactttattttatgcaccaaaactgttcaaaccaaaagacactttactttatgcaccaaaactgttttaagctagagaatgagACTTGTATTTAGCTAAGTGAGAGATtgttatgattgattaaatacaaaaagataagtgttaaaatacaagcaatgtATAAACACTAAGTGAATTTCACATAATGAAATtgtgaaatttgaatttcaattgtaggcactttaaaattgagtttttgggtccaaagtgatgcatggagGTATCTAATAATCCtaaaaaagtttggtagcatttagagcaattttaagaccattggaggggtccaaaaATAGAGAAGGTGGCGATGTgtcgccacccaagtggcgtagcatcacctgatgcttagggtttcaaaaaaccctagcaggcgatAGAGTATGTACAAGTTACGTAAATTGCTCTAAATGAcatgttttacaagtctaatcctattggttagatcTAATGACGGTACCTACTCTATATAAAGGTCAAAATAGAGTCTTGGAAGACTCGATCACTTTCTCCAATCTCTCTTtaatccctctctctctctagctcaaagaatctcaagttttctcaaagaactcataaataaagtgcttgactttgtttgtgagtttaaggcttattcaatctcaatcctcatttcttCCTAGAAAATACCTAAAGaatcaatggtggctaggaaatagagtattgaTTTGATGGGATGTGGACTTCTTGCTTGAAAGGCATAGTCCTTTTCTTCGGTGGTGGCTGGGTTTGGGGTGGTTTGATCGGTGGGTTCCTTTTTCTTGGCGGGTTGCCTTCTGTTATGAGATCCGGGAGGTGGAGTCTCGTCCACTTTGGTGCTGATTCTTTAGTGTAGGGTGATGCTCTTGTGCTTTCTTTAGTTTTGTCATTTGgtgatttgtttagttttattttagtttcctttgtaattgattagtgctcaaaaatgcaaattcattagttttaaagtgtaaaataaatcaagttttaattaatattttcatgaatttattgtaatataatttatagttgaaaatattaattctaatttgacttgtgtttaattttcaggaaataaattgcattttgacattaataaaaagaagaaacaaagaaatagttaaaactgaaaaagaaaaatgaagaaagtggcatttttgaagaaatgaAGCTCTACCCATTTGGCCCAAGCCCAAATATGGCCACTGCCACCAGCCCTCTCAGCTTCCCCCAGCGTGAGCCTCCTTGCTCCTAGCGCGCCACCTGTCTAAGCTATCTCAGCTTCCCTCTTGCATCAAGCCTCCAATGCCGCGCAACACCTCCAAGCAAGCCCAGTCCAATGCACCTCCAACAGCCCAGCAGCAAAGCCTCCCCAGCGACCCAATGCGCCCAGCAGCTTGCCTCATTCAGCCGAAGCTTCCTCCAACTCGAACCCAAGCTTCCAGCAGCCCAATGCAGCAACCAGGCCCAACCCGAGCTCACTCTCTCCCAGCCAGCGCCTACGTGGCGCCTTCCCATTGGCtaggaatgggtcaaaaccctcctctgccaccagccactttcaacccatgttttgtgggtattgggccttgcaaaattgctattttgagctttaaaactcatgtttttgtggtattttagaaaatggaAAAATGACCATGCatcaaaataactaggttaatattaataataagatttggtttttcaaaatcatattttattattattatttcagatttattttgtaaaccttattttgttgtttaatttctttttagtcattttctcattctataaatatggactctttcttcacatttagtatgtaattttgagaggaaggaaactatagcaaaatttctactcacttttttctcatattttcttcttagaattttgtgagaatcatgagtataatggcctaatcttcctaggaaggttatggatgattccatatgctagtgatgttattttgctactttgatttactatgttcttaatgtaatatatttgagctatttatgttctttcatctccatctctattttgttatctttatttacttatgctaatagtatataaaATTAATCATGCTCTTTCTGTGTGCTTccaattagtaaaagtaatattgatacataattttatgtctaatcttttattgcattattgcccttgtgcatttgtcatttttagatttttcataagattaacattgtgcttttaaagtaaagaacttgaTAACTCAAAttgacttttgttagaaaaaatatGGAccttaatgttagattttccaagtaaatgtcgggatgtgaactatttacttgtgtatttttgtaaatcaagtaactaataAGTAGCTAAACAAGTATAtagatgattcttgaaacctttatatttctcaaactcttgattaccctTACTTTTACTTCATTTATCTTATTTTATCACTTTATAAAAAAGACAATAcaaaaatctcaaacctcttttcacttacaattttatttatttattgttactaattttttgtgttattttctactaatcttttgattttaggttatcTCCTCGTGGATCGAtcgcccgattatactacaaccaccgcttagtgatTGTCATAATTTGGGCATTAAACAGTAATATCCTTGCGGGGAGGCTGTAGTCCACTTCTATGGTGGTATTATAGTCTATCATTGTGGTGGAGTTTTATTCACTTTATCATGTTTAGTCCTTGTTAATGTTCCTTGCAAAATGATTCTAGTATCTAAACAATGTGATAGAGTTAAAAGTGGAGAAGGTTAAAAATTTGTGATGAGTTGCATCTTATTTGTAAATTGATTTTTCTAGTTATATTTCTTTCCAAGAAATCTTAGTTAATGGAATCCTTtctcttatttaaaaaaatggcCGTGAataataattatcacataattattgtttttgtcttaaaaaatacaaatacaaaatattttctatttaacaCGTATTATTTTGTACGGACCATTGGTATTGCAGTCAATAAAATAAATTGTCACATAAAGTTTAGTATAAAGAAGCGTTCTTGATaaagtttattattattttaatagaTTTGTATTTTATTAAAAAGAAGTAAGATATCTATGATAATATAAAAAGATGCAAAAGCCATTTATAAAGGTAGTTGTAAGTACAGCTCCTCAAGAATCTCACCCAAAGATTTGGGTACCAGAATTGAATGGACTTTTTTTCTCATAGCAGaacaataatataaaattaaatttgtgTTATAAAAAACTAGGTTATATTCATACCATTCAAACATTATtttcaaaatcccttaaaaagtttataatatatatatatatatatttagcaaCCTTTTCCCGgtaatttgtaattattttaactctaaatattttgacaaatatattttactaaactttatttgtaaaaaaaaagaattatatTGCAAAAATAATCAAACAAAAACATGAAGATTTACTAAATTTTACAGAAGCTGATTTCAGattaataataacaaaatattttttttattaagaaattaaattggTAGACAAACAATGTTAGAGACtatgaaataaaaattaaaacacatcACTTATAACAAATAAGCTTTATTTTACATTTTAACGTGGTCatcacatcatcatcatcatcatataaaACTCTAAAATATATGGACCAaacaaatttttaatatatgacaCTCTTCATTATTAAAAGACATTACAtttatttagtaatattttactttgatttaatatattatttttttactagATAAATATTGAAAATGAGTAAGTGTTTTATTATTTACATACCAGGATTAAAAAATACGAAAAAGATACTTCGAGTCTCTATGATTCTTTCCCAATTATTTAATGCAcgtaaaatatatattatatagataGAAACatgatttattaaaaaaaatatgatctAAATCAATATTTGTATTGTTAGGacaaaaatttaatataattaattaaaaatcctCTAAAATATATGGAAAGACTTAATCAGCATGTACAAACTCTTCTGACCAAAAAAAACTTGTATGTACAAACTCTTGAATTTAATACAATACTATTATTATTAGAGAGTCGAAATCAAAATCAAGAATAacatataaaaattatataataaaaagatgggtaggtaattatttggtgctatgtatttttctaaagtatcattttgatacTATGTGTTTACAATAATGTTTATTTGGTATCcaatattttgaaatcgtacatatttgttattttgtattttaaaatcgtacatatttagtaccataaactcaaatttaattaataaaattttaccaatttaatcaaactactgTCAATTATATAAGttgaaaatttaaatttaattacttaattacatataactgatgacagtttgatcatattgacaaaattttatctatcaaatctgagtctagagTATCAAATATgtgtaattttaaaatacaaggtaccatatgagcattattgaaaacataaggtactaaaataatactttacaaaaatatagggtaccaaataagtaaatttCCTAAAAAGATTAGGTGAGGTGATATAGTAAAAAAGTTTTACTAATAGAAGAATCAAatgtagaaagaaaaaaaaagtacatAATCTAAAATGCAATGTAGGGAACAACTTCCATCACTAGGCTCAATTGGGTCAACCCATGCATCTCCAAACATGTATTATTAAGTTATTAGAGTATCTCAGAGGTAAGGGCTCTTCAAAATAACTTTTTAGTTATAATATgaagtaaaatataaataatatccTCTAATTACTTAGAGTaataaacaagtttttttttaacagtgaacaatttattaaaaataatccGAGTGTAATAAATCTAGCGAAAAATTGGAAAATTATCTATTACCGATCCATTATGATAGCATGTACTATTAATTAATGAGCTATACCTCTAAGATAATTTAGGTACCCTTCAAGAAAATTGGATAATAAATTTGTaatattctttaataaaaaacCTAACTCGTTACAACACAAAAATCTCTTAGTGAAATCACCAATAATAAAATACCAATCGCCACCACCATCAAAGCCACAATTTATGCTTGAGTAACATTGAAGCCTCCTACAAAAACACCATAGCCAATAATGAGTAAAAGTATCCTCAAAATCTTttgaattaattttattaattaaaataatttatataagctaaaataaaaaatatatttagaaTGAAATTGAACCTTATAGTAATTTACATGAGTACCAAGTCTTATTGTTGGtagataaaaagaaaaacaactcATTAAtactaatatataataataagtaTCAATGGAACCAatacttaatttaaaaaaaaaaaaaccaatataAGGAAAATAAAGCAAACACCTTTGGAAATGGGTGAGAAAAGTGGGCCAATAAAATGGAAAAGGTCAGGACAGTCTTGCCTGAATCTATCAACCAAGGAAGGAGTTCTCGTCAGCTTCCGGGATTGAAGTGTCCGACCAAACGCGCTTACTTCGCCAACTTACCAAGCACTAAAAGCTTTTTCCCATTAAATTATTTGAACAGATAGAACCAAAGGAGAGATTTGTCCATACATACACAGCCCACAGCACAGACAAACCTCTCCAAAGTCCAAACCCCACTATatctttctctttcttctttcttATCTAATATTCTTCAAAAACCAAAACTGCTTTcaagacccaaattttctctctctcttgctcCATTTCCATATACCCTTTTTCTGTTTTTGCCTTTTCTTTTTAGGCTGCTTCTCTTTTACCCATATGGGTTGCTTGGCGTCTCCTTGATTTGATCAAGCTTGGTGAGCTTTACTTGATTTGTTTATTCGGACCACATTTGTCTTGCTTTATCCTGTTCCCGTTTGTTGACTTTCTCATCTTTGGTTCTTATCTGTGATCTTTTGCATTTTTAACTGACTGcttctgggatcccaaaattataagaCGGGTGCTCTTCGCTTTTGGTGTTGTGTAGGCTGTAGTGATTGTAGATAAAATACTGATCAATATAGGCATTGATCTTTCTTGGGTTTATGGTTTATTCATTTGTGTCTCTTTGTCATGATTTTTAGACTAATTTAGGTGTATAAGTTATTGATTTTAACAGAATTATGCTTGTACTCTTGAAACTTTAGTCATAATTTTGTATTTACTTCCTTCTTGTTCTGATAGCAGTTATAGTTCATCTTGTTAAGTTTTTGCAAATTCGAACTGTGGTGGGAAAAGGGGTTTGACTTGAATATGCTGAAGACTGGATCGTATGTACTGTGTCAACGGGTTGAATTGGATTAGATCTTGGAGTTAAAATTAAGAGTGTTGAGGAGGAACTAAGAGTTGGATTAAATGGGGAATACTTGTGTTGGTCCTACCATCAGCAAGAATGGATTCTTTCAATCCGTTTCAGCTGCAATGTGGCGGTCCAGATCTCCGGATGATTCAATTTCTGAACATACTAATGGAGAAAGTGCCCATGATGTGGCATCTAAGGAGCCTGAATCACCTATGCCAGTCCAAAACAAACCACCAGAGCCAGTTATAATTCCGAAACCTGAACCTACAAAGGATCCACAATCCCCGAAAGCCGAGAAGTCTCCACATATGAAGAGGGTGTCCAGTGCTGGACTTCGGGCTGGTTCGGTGTTGCAAACAAAAACTGGTAAATTAAAAGAGTTCTACACTTTTGGGAAGAAACTAGGCCAAGGGCAATTCGGGACAACATTTCTGTGTGTGGAGAAGGCAACAGGAAAAGAGTATGCTTGCAAATCAATTGCAAAGAGGAAGTTAGTCACAGATGACGATGTGGAGGATGTAAGGAGGGAGATTCAGATAATGCACCATTTGGCGGGCCACCCCAATGTGATATCCATTAAAGGGGCGTATGAGGATGCTGTAGCAGTCCATGTTGTAATGGAGTTATGTGCAGGTGGCGAGTTGTTCGACAGGATTATCCAACGCGGGCATTACACAGAGAGGAAAGCGGCCGAGCTTACTAGGACTATAGTTGGAGTACTGGAAGCCTGCCATTCATTGGGGGTTATGCATCGCGACCTTAAGCCTGAAAATTTTCTTTTTGTCAACCAGCAGGAGGATGCACTTCTCAAAACTATTGACTTTGGTTTATCTGTTTTTTTCAAGCCAGGTATTCTAGTGGTATTTTAGTTTTAGCAACTTTGGAATGATttttaacatataaatcatatgaTTTCATAAACTTAATGTAAACTATGTGATGCTCAagacaaaattataattttctaaGAAGATATTTTACACTTTACTTCTCCGGCTATATGATGCATTGTTGTGATTGTTTAACACAACATAGAACTAGATCTGATCCATAATTTGTATGAGAAGCTAATAAAACCTGTTTTCCCATTTGCAGGAGAGAGATTTAGTGATGTGGTTGGTAGCCCATATTACGTTGCACCAGAAGTCTTACGCAAGCGGTATGGTCCAGAAGCAGATGTTTGGAGTGCTGGAGTGATTCTTTACATTCTGTTAAGTGGAGTGCCTCCCTTTTGGGCTGGTAGGATTTTTAAAGATGCTTCTTGGTAGTCAT
This genomic interval from Humulus lupulus chromosome 8, drHumLupu1.1, whole genome shotgun sequence contains the following:
- the LOC133797707 gene encoding calcium-dependent protein kinase 1-like encodes the protein MGNTCVGPTISKNGFFQSVSAAMWRSRSPDDSISEHTNGESAHDVASKEPESPMPVQNKPPEPVIIPKPEPTKDPQSPKAEKSPHMKRVSSAGLRAGSVLQTKTGKLKEFYTFGKKLGQGQFGTTFLCVEKATGKEYACKSIAKRKLVTDDDVEDVRREIQIMHHLAGHPNVISIKGAYEDAVAVHVVMELCAGGELFDRIIQRGHYTERKAAELTRTIVGVLEACHSLGVMHRDLKPENFLFVNQQEDALLKTIDFGLSVFFKPGERFSDVVGSPYYVAPEVLRKRYGPEADVWSAGVILYILLSGVPPFWAESEQGIFEEVLHGDLDFSTDPWPSISEGAKDLVRKMLIRDPKRRISAHDVLCHPWVQVGGVAPDKPLDSAILSRLKQFSAMNKLKKMAIRVIAESLSEEEIAGLKEMFKMIDTDSSGQITFEELKAGLKRFGANLKESEIYDLMQAADVDNSGTIDYGEFVAATLHLNKIEREDHLFAAFSYFDKDGSGYITQDELQHACEEFGVEDVRIEEMMQEVDQDNDGRIDYNEFVAMMQKGTIGGPAKKGLQNSFSIAFREGRKL